Proteins encoded in a region of the Sugiyamaella lignohabitans strain CBS 10342 chromosome B, complete sequence genome:
- the UFD1 gene encoding polyubiquitin-binding protein UFD1 (Substrate-recruiting cofactor of the Cdc48p-Npl4p-Ufd1p segregase; polyubiquitin binding protein that assists in the dislocation of misfolded, ERAD substrates that are subsequently delivered to the proteasome for degradation; involved in regulated destruction of ER membrane proteins such as HMG-CoA reductase (Hmg1/2p) and cytoplasmic proteins (Fbp1p); involved in mobilizing membrane bound transaction factors by regulated Ub/proteasome-dependent processing (RUP); GO_component: GO:0034098 - Cdc48p-Npl4p-Ufd1p AAA ATPase complex [Evidence IDA] [PMID 11598205]; GO_component: GO:0034098 - Cdc48p-Npl4p-Ufd1p AAA ATPase complex [Evidence IDA] [PMID 11733065]; GO_component: GO:0000837 - Doa10p ubiquitin ligase complex [Evidence IDA] [PMID 16873065]; GO_component: GO:0000837 - Doa10p ubiquitin ligase complex [Evidence IDA] [PMID 16873066]; GO_component: GO:0000839 - Hrd1p ubiquitin ligase ERAD-L complex [Evidence IDA] [PMID 16873065]; GO_component: GO:0000839 - Hrd1p ubiquitin ligase ERAD-L complex [Evidence IDA] [PMID 16873066]; GO_component: GO:1990112 - RQC complex [Evidence IDA] [PMID 23178123]; GO_component: GO:0005634 - nucleus [Evidence IDA] [PMID 11733065]; GO_function: GO:0031593 - polyubiquitin binding [Evidence IDA] [PMID 16004872]; GO_function: GO:0043130 - ubiquitin binding [Evidence IDA] [PMID 16004872]; GO_process: GO:0071712 - ER-associated misfolded protein catabolic process [Evidence IMP] [PMID 11740563]; GO_process: GO:0071712 - ER-associated misfolded protein catabolic process [Evidence IMP] [PMID 11813000]; GO_process: GO:0030433 - ER-associated ubiquitin-dependent protein catabolic process [Evidence IMP] [PMID 11739805]; GO_process: GO:0071629 - cytoplasm-associated proteasomal ubiquitin-dependent protein catabolic process [Evidence IMP] [PMID 18812321]; GO_process: GO:0070651 - nonfunctional rRNA decay [Evidence IMP] [PMID 22505030]; GO_process: GO:1900182 - positive regulation of protein localization to nucleus [Evidence IMP] [PMID 11598205]; GO_process: GO:1900182 - positive regulation of protein localization to nucleus [Evidence IMP] [PMID 11733065]; GO_process: GO:0043161 - proteasome-mediated ubiquitin-dependent protein catabolic process [Evidence IMP] [PMID 20206597]; GO_process: GO:0030970 - retrograde protein transport, ER to cytosol [Evidence IMP] [PMID 11740563]; GO_process: GO:0030970 - retrograde protein transport, ER to cytosol [Evidence IMP] [PMID 11813000]; GO_process: GO:1990116 - ribosome-associated ubiquitin-dependent protein catabolic process [Evidence IMP] [PMID 23358411]; GO_process: GO:0006511 - ubiquitin-dependent protein catabolic process [Evidence IEA]), giving the protein MTDILPIVWSSRLKVFLPEEQVSDRSASRFSTPPLSSTISQSSHTDKILLPPSTLESLLSQISNDAGLLPSPLLFKLTNPLNKKVTHVGVREFSAEEGTVQVPAVVARNLGLQNSNDILFINLVSLPKGTSLTLKTSSTGELVENVDWKSLLESRLHGSFTALTKGDVLTVSHPSLPGKNIDFTIEKLEPTNNSHAVCIIDTDLDLEVIEVNDGNSNGSRETVSGSIRGQNSNQSSVAGRRDPIPLSVNEHPVNVKGLQPSEVAYFSVAYDINDNSLPLEVSLDNISVDDSSSLVMFMGLEEANISPDSFLWSNLNSPGTSLTVSSDDPFLEKYRNLNQSSLQAIFYVKVISYQTPASFVIQAKTEAVNYVDSGQESSSNTSKCTNCLQMISIHSFARHVAFCERNNILCPEGCGRVFSRREGIPTTHWHCHDHNTSGDSEFSKKLHSDWFHTAMSCPGCGSDHANHILLSQHRATNCPAKLHICRFCHILLPQELASAADFLQGLTGHESYCGNRTTDCEICKRVVRLKELQTHLEFHRLDRLREPAPILCSNANCPRLITSTSSNVLGLCGICYGPLHSTLLDSDGSKLKQRIERRYVIQLTRGCGKPWCMNEHCASTRPKKRSIAEIMSTDVKFLMAESANKKFWFCVDETATKRKLFVQFQSQNGIFSDASCARAIEQAKGNESEAVRWLESNYT; this is encoded by the coding sequence ATGACGGATATTTTGCCAATTGTTTGGTCAAGCAGGCTGAAGGTTTTTTTACCTGAAGAACAGGTTAGTGATAGATCAGCCAGTCGGTTCTCAACTCCGCCGTTGTCGTCAACCATTTCACAATCTTCCCATACTGACAAAATCTTGTTGCCACCTTCAACTTTAGAGAGTCTTCTGTCTCAAATTTCAAATGATGCAGGCTTGTTGCCATCGCCTCTTCTGTTCAAACTGACGAATCCTTTGAATAAGAAAGTAACTCACGTCGGAGTCAGGGAATTTTCAGCAGAGGAGGGTACTGTGCAAGTTCCAGCAGTGGTTGCGCGGAATTTAGGTCTACAGAACTCAAATGATATACTGTTCATCAATCTGGTATCGTTACCAAAAGGAACTAGTCTGACTTTAAAAACTAGCAGCACTGGCGAGCTAGTAGAAAATGTTGACTGGAAATCATTGCTAGAATCCAGGCTTCATGGCTCGTTCACAGCTTTGACAAAAGGTGATGTTCTAACGGTTTCTCACCCATCTTTACCTGGCAAAAACATTGATTTTACGATAGAAAAGCTCGAACCTACAAATAATTCACATGCTGTCTGCATCATTGATACAGATTTAGATTTGGAAGTAATTGAAGTAAACGATGGAAATTCGAATGGATCAAGGGAGACGGTCAGTGGATCTATACGTGGACAGAACTCTAATCAATCGTCAGTTGCCGGTCGACGGGATCCAATACCTTTGTCAGTAAACGAGCATCCAGTAAATGTGAAGGGTCTACAGCCTAGTGAAGTTGCTTATTTCTCAGTTGCATATGACATCAATGATAACTCTCTACCATTGGAGGTCTCACTCGACAATATATCAGTTGATGACAGCTCATCTTTGGTGATGTTCATGGGTTTGGAGGAAGCAAACATTTCTCCTGACTCGTTTCTATGGTCGAATTTGAATTCTCCCGGTACATCCCTAACAGTTTCTTCAGATGACCCGTTTCTAGAGAAGTATCGTAATCTTAATCAATCATCATTACAGGCTATATTTTACGTCAAAGTTATCAGCTACCAAACACCGGCATCTTTCGTTATTCAAGCTAAAACGGAGGCAGTAAACTATGTTGATTCTGGTCAGGAGTCAAGTTCAAACACTTCTAAATGTACCAATTGTTTACAGATGATTTCTATCCATTCATTTGCTCGGCATGTTGCATTCTGCGAACGCAACAATATTCTATGTCCAGAAGGCTGTGGGAGGGTTTTTTCTCGCCGTGAGGGCATCCCAACTACTCATTGGCACTGCCACGATCATAATACAAGTGGTGATTCAGAATTCTCTAAAAAGCTTCATTCGGACTGGTTCCACACTGCCATGAGTTGTCCAGGATGCGGTTCAGATCATGCAAATCATATTCTACTGTCTCAGCATAGAGCTACTAATTGTCCAGCAAAGCTGCACATTTGTAGATTCTGCCACATATTACTTCCACAAGAGTTAGCTTCGGCTGCAGATTTTCTGCAAGGGTTGACTGGACATGAGTCATACTGTGGCAATAGAACTACTGATTGTGAAATCTGTAAACGAGTAGTTAGACTCAAAGAACTGCAAACCCATCTTGAGTTTCATAGACTAGATCGTTTGAGAGAACCGGCTCCCATATTGTGCTCGAATGCAAATTGTCCGCGCTTGATCACTTCGACCTCATCTAATGTTCTGGGGCTTTGTGGAATTTGTTACGGACCGTTGCATTCCACTCTTCTTGATTCAGACGGTTCTAAGCTTAAACAGCGGATAGAGCGAAGGTATGTTATCCAGCTCACACGAGGATGCGGAAAACCGTGGTGTATGAACGAGCACTGCGCTTCGACAAGACCCAAAAAAAGGTCTATAGCTGAGATTATGTCTACTGATGTCAAGTTTTTAATGGCTGAGTCCGCCAATAAGaagttttggttttgtgtTGATGAAACTGCCACTAAGCGAAAGCTGTTTGTTCAGTTCCAATCCCAGAATGGCATATTTTCTGATGCTTCATGTGCGAGGGCTATCGAACAAGCCAAAGGCAATGAATCAGAAGCAGTTCGCTGGCTCGAGTCGAATTACACATGA
- the OPT2 gene encoding Opt2p (Oligopeptide transporter; member of the OPT family, with potential orthologs in S. pombe and C. albicans; also plays a role in formation of mature vacuoles; GO_component: GO:0016021 - integral component of membrane [Evidence IEA]; GO_component: GO:0016021 - integral component of membrane [Evidence ISM] [PMID 12192589]; GO_component: GO:0005887 - integral component of plasma membrane [Evidence IC] [PMID 9643541]; GO_component: GO:0016020 - membrane [Evidence IEA,IEA]; GO_function: GO:0015198 - oligopeptide transporter activity [Evidence IDA,ISS] [PMID 9643541]; GO_process: GO:0006857 - oligopeptide transport [Evidence IDA,ISS] [PMID 9643541]; GO_process: GO:0015833 - peptide transport [Evidence IEA]; GO_process: GO:0015031 - protein transport [Evidence IEA]; GO_process: GO:0055085 - transmembrane transport [Evidence IEA]; GO_process: GO:0006810 - transport [Evidence IEA]; GO_process: GO:0042144 - vacuole fusion, non-autophagic [Evidence IMP] [PMID 19767828]) translates to MWPTVLPTIALNRALVSEESKIAVNGWKISKFKFFWMFFIGSFCYFWIPGYLFSALSNFDWMVWIKPDDLLLNTITGFYGLGINPITTFDWNIISFNSPLVWPFYTQLNAYIGTAIAGCIIIPAVYYTNYKWTAYIPINTNSLYANDQTPYDVTQVLDSKGLFSDELYQKYSPPYYSAANLVVYGAFFAIYPYAVIDQTLSNWTGIKGAFIDVYKGLIDRKRSNFHNQKDGFSQCMSHYKEVPDWWFFTVLLISLVLGIIFVEIYPTNTPVWGIFFALGINFVFLIPLTLIYSSTGFSFGLNVLVELIVGYALPGNGIALMIIKTYGYNIDGQSESYLSTQKMAHYTKIPPRAIFRAMILATFIQCFVSIGVVNFLIHKVDGICNYEIQSTKEKFLCPSEKTYYSSSVIWGVIGPKLVFKSIYPILKWCFLIGALIPAPIWYAKKRFPKQLKYFHPVIVIGGFLNYAPYSLAFYTPGIFASYAFMVHIRRRYFGWWERYNYVLTSALTAGVALSAIIIFFAVQYHPKSVSWWGTEGYANNTDLGLGGAPRLTLAEGEIFGFPYGQFPTNS, encoded by the coding sequence ATGTGGCCGACCGTGCTTCCAACTATTGCGTTGAATAGAGCGTTGGTTTCTGAGGAGTCCAAAATCGCAGTGAATGGATGGAAGATTTCAAAATTCAAGTTTTTTTGGATGTTTTTCATCGGTAGTTTCTGCTATTTCTGGATACCGGGATATCTCTTTTCGGCCTTGTCTAACTTTGATTGGATGGTCTGGATCAAGCCTGACGACCTACTACTGAATACTATTACTGGTTTCTACGGCTTGGGAATCAATCCAATAACAACATTTGATTGGAATATTATTTCTTTTAACTCTCCCCTTGTCTGGCCCTTTTATACGCAACTCAATGCATACATCGGAACAGCTATTGCTGgatgtattattattccTGCTGTGTATTACACCAATTATAAGTGGACAGCGTATATTCCAATTAATACCAACTCCCTATACGCAAATGACCAAACTCCTTACGACGTCACTCAAGTATTAGATTCCAAAGGATTGTTTTCAGATGAACTCTATCAAAAATACTCACCTCCTTATtattctgctgctaattTAGTTGTGTATGGAGCCTTTTTTGCCATATACCCTTACGCTGTTATCGACCAAACTCTTTCTAATTGGACCGGTATAAAAGGAGCATTCATTGATGTTTACAAGGGGCTAATTGATAGAAAGAGGTCAAATTTTCACAACCAGAAGGATGGATTTAGTCAATGCATGTCACACTATAAAGAAGTTCCTGATTGGTGGTTTTTTACAGTTCTGCTTATTTCTCTTGTTCTCGGAATCATCTTTGTAGAGATTTACCCCACAAATACTCCAGTATGGGGAATATTTTTTGCTCTCGGTATTAACTTTGTGTTCTTAATCCCTCTTACTTTGATCTATTCGTCCACTGGTTTTAGTTTTGGTCTCAATGTACTAGTTGAACTTATTGTAGGATATGCCCTTCCAGGTAATGGTATTGCATTGATGATTATCAAGACATATGGATATAACATTGATGGACAATCAGAAAGTTATTTGAGTACACAGAAAATGGCCCATTACACGAAGATTCCTCCAAGAGCTATATTCAGAGCAATGATACTTGCTACGTTCATACAGTgttttgttagtattgGAGTTGTGAACTTCCTGATTCATAAGGTCGATGGAATCTGTAACTATGAAATCCAAAGCACTAAGGAGAAGTTCCTCTGCCCTAGTGAGAAAACATACTACAGTTCTTCAGTAATTTGGGGTGTTATTGGACCTAAATTGGTTTTCAAGAGTATATATCCTATACTGAAATGGTGCTTCCTTATTGGGGCTCTCATCCCTGCCCCTATATGGTATGCGAAGAAGAGATTCCCTAAACAACTCAAATATTTCCACCCCGTGATTGTTATTGGAGGTTTCCTAAACTATGCTCCATATTCCCTTGCGTTTTATACACCAGGTATATTTGCAAGTTATGCGTTTATGGTGCACATCAGAAGAAGGTATTTCGGATGGTGGGAACGTTACAACTATGTGCTTACTTCTGCTCTCACAGCTGGTGTGGCATTGTCCGCAATTATTATCTTCTTTGCAGTACAATATCATCCAAAGTCTGTCTCTTGGTGGGGAACAGAGGGGTATGCTAATAATACAGATTTGGGTCTCGGAGGTGCCCCGCGGTTGACTCTTGCAGAAGGAGAGATATTTGGTTTCCCCTACGGACAGTTCCCTACTAATTCGTAG
- the GAL4 gene encoding galactose-responsive transcription factor GAL4 has product MSASFNKPSKAKIQADKDIEQACDSCRVRKLKCTKELPACSKCVQYGRECSYSPRTMRSPLTRSYLTKMEDRCRKLEAVLHELLPNDDIDKLISRQSHVFSGSSLKSSNSISSMRIKEETSPSVTTHLSSSITSGSAPNSLTTTPNSIIMSPAHRPTEPSEDIPEEADGFDWIEEDVWGNDLSDGMAALSINPQGTGYFGIASGSVLLRALKIDPWDLTVPPRQTDQDTRDPTISKLDTALVGGYMTNTIVDAYFTFYHTSYPFMHEETFRSIYEGRAPKPREDVWEVLLNTVLALGAWCLNSEQGSADLTFYQNAKGLINSNILETGSLSLLVALTLLTNYIQKRNKPNTSWNYLGLAVRMALGLGMYREFPGWKSGLLKQEMRRRLWWGLYIFDAGASVTFGRPINLPEISTIDSKLPMNIDESDLTALSTITPVERDRPTIYSGMIAQSKFTVQTSSLYNRLISKPIPSAEEVLEMDKQIDTFIRDIPPWFAENGPPISHYTAGSQLNDATIAGLILSRYRLHWRYKNLRIIMFRPFVVQTILSTNSQNDTSSSTPTSEAELQCKTICLQNAHQTILSVEEFVSTGQLSSISVWYAVFFLFQACMIPLICFCADPTSENSPAWFDDIEKTKAVLCSLSADNRLALRFLEVIDRLCGKYIDNYIQTQTSPVAKAEFMSDISTYFFDGFIDYTGQQGEADVSNPASFNILSDGL; this is encoded by the coding sequence ATGTCGGCATCGTTCAACAAGCCAAGCAAAGCCAAAATTCAGGCTGATAAAGATATTGAACAAGCATGCGACTCATGCCGAGTCCGTAAATTAAAATGCACCAAGGAATTACCGGCATGTAGTAAATGTGTTCAGTATGGCCGAGAATGTTCCTATTCGCCGAGGACAATGCGGTCTCCTCTAACGCGGAGCTATTTGACGAAGATGGAAGATCGCTGTCGGAAACTTGAAGCGGTTCTTCACGAGTTGTTGCCGAATGATGACATTGATAAACTTATATCCAGACAGAGTCATGTGTTTAGTGGTTCTTCACTTAAAAGTTCAAACTCAATAAGCTCTATGCGAATCAAGGAAGAAACGTCCCCGTCGGTTACTACACACCTGAGCAGTTCAATAACAAGTGGCTCAGCACCGAACTCTTTAACTACCACACCGAATAGTATAATCATGTCACCTGCTCATAGGCCAACCGAGCCTAGTGAAGACATACCCGAGGAAGCAGATGGATTTGACTGGatagaagaagatgttTGGGGAAACGATCTATCAGATGGAATGGCGGCATTATCTATCAATCCTCAAGGAACGGGCTACTTCGGCATCGCATCAGGTTCGGTATTACTTCGAGCATTGAAGATTGATCCCTGGGATCTTACGGTTCCACCCAGACAGACAGATCAAGATACAAGGGACCCAACGATATCTAAACTTGACACAGCCCTTGTCGGAGGGTATATGACGAACACTATAGTGGACGCTTATTTCACATTCTATCACACTTCTTATCCATTTATGCATGAAGAAACTTTCCGAAGCATCTACGAAGGGAGAGCGCCTAAACCCAGAGAAGATGTATGGGAGGTTCTACTTAATACAGTATTGGCGCTGGGTGCTTGGTGCCTAAATAGTGAACAAGGGAGTGCTGATTTGACTTTCTATCAAAACGCCAAGGGTCTTATTAACTCCAATATTCTTGAAACAGGTAGCCTTTCATTGTTGGTCGCTCTGACCCTGTTGACTAACTATATTCAAAAAAGGAATAAGCCAAATACTAGCTGGAATTATCTTGGTTTGGCAGTAAGAATGGCACTTGGTTTGGGTATGTACCGAGAATTCCCAGGATGGAAAAGTGGTCTTTTAAAGCAAGAAATGCGCAGGCGTTTGTGGTGGGGGctttatatttttgatgCCGGTGCATCAGTAACATTTGGCCGTCCAATTAATCTCCCGGAAATCTCAACTATTGATTCAAAGCTACCGATGAACATAGATGAGTCTGATTTGACAGCGCTGAGCACAATCACACCAGTTGAACGCGACAGACCAACGATCTACTCGGGAATGATAGCACAATCTAAATTTACAGTTCAAACAAGTTCTCTCTACAATAGACTTATATCAAAGCCTATTCCTAGTGCCGAGGAGGTTCTCGAAATGGATAAGCAGATCGACACATTTATAAGGGATATTCCTCCTTGGTTTGCAGAGAATGGCCCTCCCATATCTCACTACACAGCTGGAAGTCAATTGAATGATGCAACAATCGCAGGCCTAATCTTGTCAAGATATCGCCTTCATTGGAGATATAAAAACCTTCGTATTATTATGTTCAGACCTTTTGTTGTTCAGACAATATTGTCCACAAACTCTCAAAATGATACATCTAGTTCGACACCAACAAGCGAAGCGGAACTTCAATGCAAAACGATATGTCTTCAGAATGCTCACCAAACCATTCTTTCAGTCGAAGAATTTGTTAGCACGGGGCAATTGTCGAGTATTTCCGTCTGGTATGCTGTGTTTTTCCTGTTTCAAGCTTGTATGATTCCacttatttgtttttgcgCCGACCCTACGTCTGAAAACAGTCCAGCCTGgtttgatgatattgaaaaaacGAAAGCAGTGTTATGCTCGCTCTCTGCAGACAATAGACTCGCTTTGCGGTTCTTGGAGGTTATCGATCGATTGTGCGGAAAATACATTGATAATTATATTCAGACACAAACTAGCCCGGTTGCAAAAGCTGAGTTCATGTCAGATATATCAACGTATTTCTTTGATGGCTTTATAGATTACACTGGTCAACAAGGTGAGGCTGACGTTTCGAATCCTGCTTCCTTTAACATTCTTTCTGATGGTTTatag